In a single window of the Magnolia sinica isolate HGM2019 chromosome 7, MsV1, whole genome shotgun sequence genome:
- the LOC131251461 gene encoding NAD(P)H-quinone oxidoreductase subunit L, chloroplastic codes for MSCSWSILSLPPPFFSSPHRRASSRTVDSKWIQSSKCYKTSKASIKAMIKRPFNNYIPLEKPSLVLQLGLLLASVELPAFAVTGVNDEEDLISTLIQLGIVAFWYFLIMPPVIMNWLRLRWYKRKLLEMYLQFMCVFMFFPGLLLWAPFLNFRRFPRDPNMKYPWSTPQDPSINDPKSL; via the exons ATGAGTTGCTCATGGAGCATCCTATCTTTGCCTCCTCCCTTCTTCTCTTCCCCACACAGACGTGCTTCATCTCGCACCGTTGATTCCAAATGGATCCAATCATCCAAATGCTACAAAACGTCCAAG GCGTCCATCAAAGCCATGATCAAAAGGCCCTTTAACAACTATATACCGCTAGAAAAGCCCAGTTTAGTACTTCAACTTGGATTACTCTTAGCTTCA GTGGAGCTACCGGCATTTGCGGTGACCGGCGTCAACGACGAAGAAGATTTGATATCAACATTGATACAACTTGGAATTGTTGCATTTTGGTATTTCCTTATCATGCCG CCGGTGATCATGAACTGGCTTAGATTGAGATGGTACAAAAGGAAGCTGTTGGAGATGTATCTGCAGTTCATGTGTGTGTTCATGTTCTTCCCTGG CttgctgttgtgggccccatttctCAACTTCAGGCGATTTCCACGAGACCCCAACATGAAGTATCCTTGGTCTACGCCTCAGGACCCTTCAATAAATGACCCCAAGTCCTTGTGA